One Aneurinibacillus migulanus genomic window, TGAAGAAATGACAATTTTATACAATGAGCTTCATTGTCTATTAGAAAAATAATTAAGTTAAAAAACATTTATATGGATAATCAACAGGTTTGTTTTTTTATGAGTTCAGAAGAAATGTTTTCTTGTTTTTGATAGAAAGAGCAGAGACAAAACGAAATAAGAAGTGTAGATACTTTTTAGGAAGTTAGAAAAAAGAACAATCCCATATCGACAAAGTTGAACTATCAAATGATGAATGGTACACAATTCGATGTGCTTTTTCGAATAGAAGATCAAAACGGGAAGGAAGTAAAGCGAGTATCAGGACATACATTAGCAGAAAATAGTCATATACGATTTGAGACGCTCAATGATTATGTTGGTACATTGAAAATTATTCCTTATGTTATCTCTGGGGAAGAAGGAGAGAAGAAGACAGATGATTATAAGGTATTGCATGATAGGGTAATTGAGGTTGAGGTTGAGGTTAAATAATCTATTCTCTTTTCCAATAACTTCTTATGCATAAATATCATGATAATGATTATCGTTTTCTTTTGTGTATGATACAATAAGCATAATAATTGGATTCCTATATAAAAGGACGGGATGAAGATGGCCCTTACGTTGCGAATTTGCCATAAATGTACGGATAACGTAAAGAAGCTGAAGAAGCAGCTAGGCAAACTGGAACCGACCGCAAAAATATGTGTGGGCTGTCAATCGATGTGTAAGATTGGTAAGAGAAAGGAATTTGTGATTATCGGCAAAAATGAAATCGTGACCGCGAAGTCGGCAAAAAAAGTCGTCAAAAAGGTAGGAAAAATGCTGAAGAAATGTGACTGATGACAGTAAAGGCGGATGCATCATGCGATCCGCCTTTACTATGTTATGGTATGTGTGATGTATGTACCTTACTTCTTTGTTCCTTGTAGAAAAACTTCAACTGTTTGGATGTCAGCATAAAGGCTGCCGAGCGCCGCCATGAATGCGTCATGGACGTCAGTCGCTGGAATGGTACGGCCACGAACAGATAGGTTAGGCGATGTGCATGCGTCTTCGATAACCGTGCAACGGAAGCCGTAGTCGACGGCGGCACGTGTTGTAGCGTCAATGCACATATGGCTCA contains:
- a CDS encoding DUF5643 domain-containing protein, whose protein sequence is MSTKLNYQMMNGTQFDVLFRIEDQNGKEVKRVSGHTLAENSHIRFETLNDYVGTLKIIPYVISGEEGEKKTDDYKVLHDRVIEVEVEVK